A region of Carassius auratus strain Wakin chromosome 11, ASM336829v1, whole genome shotgun sequence DNA encodes the following proteins:
- the kbtbd8 gene encoding kelch repeat and BTB domain-containing protein 8 → MAASGDVGKLLQVQNGTPASTSYNGVDALHACNILQQLKALYDEAQLTDIVVEVDHGKTFSCHRNVLAAISPYFRSMFTSGLTESSQREVRIVGVESESMHLVLDYAYTSRVTLTESNVQALFTAASIFQIPALQDQCAQFMISRLDPQNCIGVFMFADAYGHQELRERSQDYIRKKFLCVMGEQEFLHLTKEQLVSILNSDDLNVEKEEHVYESIVHWLEYDCSRREADLPEVFAKCIRLPLLDEAFLSRIPPAFALALSRDPSDKGQLNGTNGCSQRLGMTASEMVICFDAAHKHSGKKQTVPCLDIVAGKVYKLCKPPNDLREVGILVSSENDIFIAGGYRPSNSEVCIDHRAESDFWQYEHAGNRWLPRSPMLRARIGCRLVHCCGKLYAMGGRVYEGDGRNALKSVECYDARDNCWTAVSPMPVAMEFHSTVEYKDRIYVLQGEYFFCFDPRKDYWGHLPSMKVPRTQGLAALYKNCIYYIAGICRNHQRTFTVEVYDIEQNTWCRKRDLPFEQATSPYIKVLLLQGRLHLFVRATQVMVEEHVFRTSRKNSLYQYDDETDQWTKVYETPDRLWDLGRHFECVVAKLYPQCLQKVL, encoded by the exons ACGTAGGAAAGCTGTTACAAGTACAGAATGGGACTCCAGCAAGCACAAGCTACAACGGGGTAGATGCCCTTCATGCCTGTAACATCCTCCAGCAGCTTAAAGCCTTGTACGACGAAGCTCAGCTGACTGACATTGTCGTGGAAGTGGACCATGGCAAAACATTCTCTTGTCACAGAAACGTCCTCGCTGCCATCAGTCCTTACTTCAG ATCCATGTTCACAAGTGGCCTTACAGAGAGCAGTCAGCGGGAGGTGCGGATTGTTGGCGTGGAGTCTGAGTCCATGCATTTGGTTCTGGACTACGCTTACACCTCACGTGTCACTCTAACCGAGTCTAACGTGCAGGCACTGTTCACCGCCGCCAGCATCTTCCAGATCCCAGCCCTCCAAGACCAATGTGCTCAGTTTATGATCAGCCGTTTGGACCCTCAGAACTGCATCGGAGTCTTCATGTTCGCAGATGCTTACGGCCACCAGGAGTTGCGGGAGCGCTCGCAGGATTACATCCGCAAGAAGTTCTTGTGCGTGATGGGAGAGCAGGAGTTCCTTCATCTGACCAAAGAACAGCTGGTCAGCATTCTCAACAGCGATGATCTGAACGTGGAAAAAGAGGAGCATGTGTACGAAAGCATCGTGCACTGGTTGGAGTATGACTGCTCACGTCGGGAGGCAGATTTACCTGAGGTTTTTGCCAAATGCATCCGCTTGCCCCTGCTGGACGAGGCCTTTCTGAGCCGTATACCCCCAGCCTTCGCCCTGGCCTTGTCCAGGGATCCCTCGGATAAGGGTCAGCTCAACGGCACCAATGGCTGTTCGCAGCGGCTGGGTATGACTGCATCCGAGATGGTCATCTGCTTTGACGCGGCTCACAAGCACTCAGGGAAGAAGCAGACCGTGCCTTGCCTGGACATTGTTGCCGGGAAGGTGTACAAGCTTTGCAAGCCACCCAATGACCTCAGAGAGGTTGGCATTTTGGTCTCTTCAGAGAATGACATCTTCATCGCTGGAGGCTATCGGCCGAGCAATAGTGAGGTGTGCATTGACCATCGTGCAGAGAGTGACTTCTGGCAGTACGAGCATGCTGGCAACAGGTGGCTCCCGCGATCACCCATGCTGCGGGCGCGCATCGGCTGCAGGCTAGTGCACTGCTGCGGGAAACTCTACGCTATGGGTGGTCGAGTGTATGAAGGGGACGGACGAAATGCTTTGAAATCTGTGGAGTGCTATGATGCCAGAGACAACTGCTGGACAGCGGTCAGTCCCATGCCGGTGGCCATGGAGTTCCACAGCACAGTAGAGTATAAGGACCGCATCTATGTGCTGCAAG GAGAATACTTCTTCTGTTTTGACCCACGCAAAGACTACTGGGGGCATTTACCATCCATGAAAGTTCCTCGTACTCAAGGCTTGGCCGCCCTGTACAAAAACTGCATCTACTACATAGCAGGCATCTGCAGAAACCACCAGCGCACGTTTACGGTGGAGGTGTACGACATCGAGCAGAACACCTGGTGCCGTAAAAGAGACCTCCCCTTCGAGCAAGCGACCAGCCCCTACATCAAGGTGCTTCTGCTTCAGGGCAGATTGCATCTGTTTGTTCGTGCTACGCAAGTCATGGTAGAAGAACACGTGTTTCGTACCAGCCGTAAGAATTCTCTCTACCAGTACGACGATGAAACTGACCAATGGACAAAGGTCTACGAGACGCCGGACCGCCTCTGGGACCTCGGCCGCCATTTCGAGTGTGTGGTGGCCAAACTATACCCTCAGTGTCTTCAGAAAGTGCTGTGA